One window of the Brevundimonas goettingensis genome contains the following:
- a CDS encoding septal ring lytic transglycosylase RlpA family protein, producing MRSGSLKGVIRAAAVAAATATLAACAGVPGMGGAGRPRIPVVTDPAPIVPGTMRPYQVRGRWYRPMSDARGYDETGLASWYGDQFNGRPTSTGERFDMHGLSAAHKTLPLPALVEVTNEANGRSIVVRVNDRGPFVDNRIIDLSRGAAEELDLLSRGVGEVRVRYLGPAPRGGGTGMGGGYQIAANDRPTRPPPQASGPGDRFWVQAGSFQDSTLAHLAAESLGSRATVNTASIDGQRYFRVLVGPWDDANAAERERQSIVARGVRDALLISGR from the coding sequence ATGCGGTCAGGATCGCTGAAAGGCGTTATACGAGCGGCGGCGGTGGCGGCGGCGACCGCCACACTGGCCGCCTGCGCCGGCGTGCCCGGGATGGGCGGCGCGGGTCGTCCGCGCATTCCCGTGGTCACAGATCCGGCCCCGATCGTGCCTGGAACCATGCGGCCCTATCAGGTGCGCGGGCGCTGGTATAGGCCGATGAGCGACGCGCGGGGCTATGACGAGACGGGCCTGGCCTCCTGGTACGGCGACCAGTTCAACGGGCGGCCGACCTCGACCGGCGAGCGCTTCGACATGCATGGCCTCAGCGCCGCCCACAAGACCCTGCCGCTGCCGGCCTTGGTCGAGGTGACCAATGAGGCCAACGGCCGCTCCATCGTCGTGCGCGTCAACGACCGGGGGCCCTTCGTCGACAACCGCATCATCGACCTGTCGCGCGGCGCGGCGGAAGAGCTGGACCTGCTCTCGCGCGGCGTAGGGGAGGTCAGGGTCCGCTATCTGGGTCCGGCCCCACGCGGCGGCGGCACCGGCATGGGCGGCGGCTATCAGATCGCCGCCAACGACCGACCGACCCGCCCGCCCCCGCAGGCGAGCGGCCCGGGCGACCGGTTCTGGGTCCAGGCAGGGTCCTTCCAGGATTCGACCCTCGCTCATCTGGCGGCCGAATCGCTGGGCTCGAGGGCCACGGTGAACACCGCCTCGATCGACGGTCAGCGCTATTTCCGCGTCCTCGTGGGCCCGTGGGACGACGCCAACGCCGCCGAGCGCGAGCGCCAGTCCATCGTGGCGCGGGGCGTGCGCGACGCCCTGCTCATTTCCGGCCGCTGA
- a CDS encoding TatD family hydrolase has protein sequence MIIDSHVNLHAPQFDEDRDEVIVRAREAGVQMMVEISDKLSTFEATHALAMAHDDIWCTVGAHPHEAKDHTAMTAADLVELAQRPRVVGIGECGLDFHYDLSPRDIQAEVFRRHIEAARETGLPLVVHTREADEVMAAILKEEQGRGAFKFLMHCYTSGQELADIAHELGGWFSVSGIATFKAAEEVRAVVRTMPADRIIVETDCPYLAPMPHRGRRNEPAYVGHVLDKLAEIRGWDRTEAEARTTTAFFDLFDRIPRPS, from the coding sequence ATGATCATCGACAGCCACGTCAATCTGCACGCGCCCCAGTTCGATGAGGACCGCGACGAAGTCATCGTCCGCGCCCGCGAGGCCGGGGTGCAGATGATGGTCGAGATCTCGGACAAGCTCTCGACCTTCGAGGCCACCCACGCCCTGGCCATGGCCCATGACGATATCTGGTGCACCGTCGGGGCCCATCCGCATGAGGCCAAGGACCATACGGCCATGACGGCGGCCGATCTGGTCGAGCTGGCGCAGCGGCCCCGCGTGGTCGGCATCGGCGAATGTGGGCTGGACTTCCACTACGACCTGAGCCCGCGCGACATCCAGGCCGAGGTGTTCCGCCGCCATATCGAGGCCGCGCGCGAGACCGGCCTGCCGCTGGTCGTCCACACCCGCGAGGCCGACGAGGTCATGGCCGCGATCCTGAAGGAGGAACAGGGCAGGGGGGCGTTCAAATTCCTCATGCACTGCTATACCAGTGGTCAGGAACTGGCGGATATCGCTCACGAACTTGGCGGATGGTTCTCGGTTTCTGGCATCGCCACCTTCAAGGCGGCCGAAGAGGTCCGGGCGGTGGTCCGCACCATGCCGGCCGACCGGATCATCGTCGAAACAGACTGTCCGTACCTGGCGCCCATGCCGCACCGGGGCCGCCGCAACGAGCCTGCCTATGTGGGTCATGTGCTCGACAAACTGGCCGAGATCCGCGGCTGGGACCGGACCGAGGCCGAGGCCCGGACGACGACAGCCTTCTTCGATCTGTTCGACCGCATCCCGAGGCCGAGTTAA
- a CDS encoding DUF3606 domain-containing protein, translated as MAGLKDKRGFIDKDRLDLSERQAVEYWMKRWGVTRDQITAAHRKVGRMTKDIAAELGKKR; from the coding sequence ATGGCCGGCCTCAAGGACAAGCGCGGGTTCATCGACAAGGACCGGCTGGACCTGTCGGAGCGTCAGGCCGTCGAATACTGGATGAAGCGCTGGGGCGTGACCAGGGACCAGATCACCGCCGCCCACCGCAAGGTCGGCCGGATGACCAAGGACATCGCGGCCGAACTGGGCAAGAAGCGCTAG
- a CDS encoding efflux RND transporter permease subunit has translation MLDRIIDASVRFRWWVVGIACVLAVLGARELLKLPVDAVPDITNRQVQITTVAPALGPEEVERQVTFPLETALAGLPGLTGTRSLSRHGFSQITAVFTDSTDIYFARNLVNERIQSAREDLPGGVSPSMGPVVTGLGEVYIWTLEFKGEAAKTGVPYVTPEGERLVTDAEKATYLRTVQDWIVAPQLKTVPGVAGVDVLGGYVKEYAVHPDPARLAAYGVGLVQLVEALEHANRIAGAGYVNRAGEAYIVRADARVKSLAELAETPILNRGGQVIRVSDVAAVETGRAPRLGSASVDGRETVVGTALMLQGENSREVAHRVGERLKSIAPSLPPGVAVVPALDRTELVEATIRTVEHNLALGALLVIAVLFLALGNVRAAIITALVIPLAFLFAASAMNRFGISANLLSLGALDFGLIVDGAVVVIENTLRRLGIKRHETGRPLTVAERLLVAAEAAREMARPAAFGQAIILLVYAPLLMFEGVEGKMFGPMAATVMLALLAAFVLSFTFVPAMAALWVKEPKEDHEETRLTRAAKARYRPLLEWAVARPQAVLGGAGLALLAGVIAFLMLGREFVPTLDEGDVLVQAMRVPSTSLEQSQAMQFKVETTLKAMPEVERVFTRTGTAEVASDPMPPSISDTFVILKDRKDWPNPNLPKAELVERMEGQLGTLLGNAYEFTQPIQMRFNELIAGVRSDVAVKVYGDDFAAMSRTANEIATILNGIEGAADVKVEQISGQPTITAGVDRTLAAAQGIHASDAADALAIAFAGQTAGQVNEGDRRFDVVVRLADDLRNDPAVMGQLPVMPEEEKSGAPTVPLSSVARFDLAEGPNQISREDGKRRITVQANVRGRDLGSFVKEAQSKIDGKVTPPPNGWLDWGGQFENLQRASARLGLIVPIVFLTIGGLLVLALRSWKDAALVFAGVPLALVGGALALLARGMPLSISAAVGFIAVSGVATLNGLVLMQGIRERLDAGTEPASAVVEGAVGRLRAVLTTALVAVLGFAPMAFAIGAGAEVQKPLATVVIGGLITATLLTLIVLPAMAAVLARRGSGPEAVSD, from the coding sequence AGATCACCGCCGTCTTCACCGACAGCACCGACATCTATTTCGCGCGTAATCTGGTCAACGAGCGCATCCAGTCGGCGCGCGAGGACCTGCCGGGCGGGGTCTCGCCGTCGATGGGGCCGGTCGTGACCGGTCTGGGCGAGGTCTATATCTGGACCCTGGAGTTCAAGGGTGAGGCCGCGAAGACCGGCGTCCCCTATGTCACACCCGAAGGCGAGCGGCTGGTCACCGACGCGGAGAAGGCGACATACCTGCGCACCGTTCAGGACTGGATCGTCGCGCCCCAGCTGAAGACCGTGCCGGGCGTCGCCGGGGTCGATGTGCTGGGCGGCTATGTGAAGGAATATGCGGTCCATCCCGACCCGGCGCGGCTGGCGGCCTATGGCGTCGGTCTGGTGCAGTTGGTCGAGGCGCTGGAGCACGCCAACCGCATCGCCGGCGCGGGCTACGTCAACCGCGCGGGCGAGGCCTATATCGTGCGCGCCGACGCCCGGGTGAAGTCGCTGGCCGAACTGGCCGAGACCCCGATCCTGAACCGGGGCGGGCAGGTGATCCGGGTGTCGGACGTGGCTGCGGTCGAGACCGGCCGGGCGCCGCGTCTGGGGTCGGCCAGCGTCGATGGGCGCGAGACCGTGGTCGGCACCGCCCTGATGCTGCAGGGCGAGAACTCGCGTGAGGTGGCGCATCGGGTCGGGGAGCGGCTGAAATCCATCGCGCCGAGCCTTCCGCCCGGCGTCGCCGTGGTTCCGGCGCTGGACCGGACCGAACTGGTCGAGGCGACCATCCGGACGGTGGAGCACAATCTGGCGCTGGGAGCCCTGCTGGTCATCGCCGTGCTGTTCCTGGCGCTCGGCAATGTGCGAGCGGCGATCATCACCGCCCTGGTGATCCCTCTGGCCTTCCTGTTCGCGGCCTCGGCCATGAACCGGTTCGGGATCAGCGCCAATCTGCTCAGCCTCGGGGCCCTGGACTTCGGCCTGATCGTCGACGGCGCCGTGGTGGTGATCGAGAACACCCTGAGGCGGCTCGGGATCAAGCGGCATGAGACGGGACGGCCGCTGACTGTCGCCGAACGGCTGTTGGTGGCGGCCGAGGCTGCGCGCGAGATGGCTCGGCCCGCCGCCTTCGGTCAGGCCATCATCCTGCTGGTCTATGCGCCCCTGCTGATGTTCGAGGGGGTGGAGGGCAAGATGTTCGGGCCGATGGCCGCGACCGTCATGCTGGCGCTGCTGGCCGCCTTCGTCCTGAGCTTCACCTTCGTACCCGCCATGGCCGCCCTGTGGGTCAAGGAGCCGAAGGAAGACCACGAGGAGACCCGCCTGACCCGCGCGGCCAAGGCGCGTTACCGGCCCCTGCTGGAATGGGCCGTCGCCCGGCCGCAAGCGGTGCTGGGCGGGGCCGGCCTCGCCCTGCTGGCCGGTGTCATCGCCTTCCTGATGCTGGGCCGGGAGTTCGTGCCGACGCTGGATGAAGGGGATGTGCTGGTCCAGGCCATGCGCGTGCCCTCGACCTCTCTGGAACAGAGCCAGGCCATGCAGTTCAAGGTCGAGACGACGCTCAAGGCCATGCCCGAGGTGGAGCGGGTCTTCACCCGCACCGGTACGGCCGAGGTGGCGTCTGACCCCATGCCGCCCTCCATCTCGGACACCTTCGTCATCCTGAAGGACCGCAAGGACTGGCCGAACCCGAACCTGCCCAAGGCCGAACTGGTCGAGCGGATGGAGGGGCAGCTTGGGACGCTGCTGGGCAATGCCTATGAGTTCACCCAGCCGATCCAGATGCGGTTCAACGAGCTGATCGCCGGGGTGCGCTCCGACGTGGCGGTCAAGGTCTATGGCGACGACTTCGCCGCCATGAGCCGGACGGCCAATGAGATCGCGACCATCCTGAACGGCATTGAGGGGGCGGCCGACGTCAAGGTCGAGCAGATCAGTGGACAGCCGACCATCACCGCCGGGGTCGACCGGACACTGGCGGCGGCGCAGGGGATCCACGCCTCCGACGCCGCCGACGCCCTGGCTATCGCCTTCGCCGGCCAGACTGCGGGGCAGGTCAATGAGGGCGACCGCCGCTTTGACGTGGTGGTGCGGCTGGCCGACGACCTGAGGAACGATCCGGCGGTGATGGGCCAGCTGCCGGTCATGCCGGAGGAGGAAAAGTCCGGGGCGCCGACCGTCCCCCTGTCGTCGGTCGCGCGCTTCGACCTCGCCGAGGGGCCGAACCAGATCAGCCGCGAAGACGGCAAGCGCCGCATCACGGTTCAGGCCAATGTCCGCGGCCGCGATCTGGGGAGTTTCGTGAAGGAGGCGCAATCGAAGATCGACGGCAAGGTCACGCCGCCGCCGAACGGCTGGCTGGACTGGGGCGGGCAGTTCGAGAACCTGCAACGGGCCTCGGCGCGGTTGGGGCTGATCGTGCCGATCGTCTTCCTGACCATCGGCGGGCTGTTGGTGCTGGCGTTGCGGTCATGGAAGGACGCCGCCCTGGTGTTCGCGGGCGTGCCGCTGGCCCTCGTCGGCGGAGCGCTGGCGCTGCTGGCCCGAGGCATGCCGCTGTCGATCTCGGCGGCGGTGGGCTTCATCGCCGTGTCCGGCGTCGCCACGCTGAACGGCCTCGTCCTGATGCAGGGCATTCGCGAGCGGCTGGACGCCGGGACCGAGCCGGCAAGCGCCGTGGTCGAGGGGGCGGTCGGGCGGCTGCGAGCCGTTCTGACCACGGCCTTGGTGGCGGTGCTGGGCTTCGCCCCCATGGCTTTCGCCATCGGGGCCGGGGCCGAGGTGCAGAAGCCCCTGGCCACGGTCGTCATCGGCGGCCTGATCACCGCGACCTTGCTGACCCTGATCGTCCTGCCCGCCATGGCCGCGGTCCTCGCGCGGCGCGGTTCCGGCCCGGAGGCGGTCAGCGATTGA
- a CDS encoding DUF4861 family protein has protein sequence MGRMLWTATAAGLALGGAGGSAFAQSPSWYTQGDFIPVERVEIVIANDLSEDRKGQPIVLRRDQLPMLADIQELTATVVDPDGEPRPEPSAAVLARQGPHERRGETNGRALDYQFDDLDKDGIWDELVFVADLKAGEHKRFYVYRGFQQRGWNPHRTHAAIGSYMRHTVPFWESENVGWKLWFPTDIDIYAKRKPLLMSNRLYMGNLDGYGVSAENPDYGADIQSVDDSFGGGGIGVFEGDVLQRPRFSPTADLEHRFNSGQQSDTRYAFEVVTNGPVRSMVRIRTMNWNTGQGTYALEQTYSAWAGQNYTTAEARFLTWRPGGQGADFAVGIRKRPGENFVVQDSNQVVTAAPEALRNPDDVEGLQQQAPILYAGTALVVPDDENGRYQFVETRGGNHVYRIPARADGTYRYMLAAGWSEGEVLKTPQAFADYVAASARRYNSPPRLEGARVERKP, from the coding sequence ATGGGACGGATGCTTTGGACCGCCACGGCCGCAGGGTTGGCGCTCGGCGGGGCAGGGGGGTCGGCCTTCGCCCAAAGCCCCAGCTGGTACACGCAAGGCGACTTCATCCCCGTCGAGCGGGTCGAGATCGTCATCGCCAATGACCTGAGCGAGGACCGCAAGGGTCAGCCCATCGTCCTGCGCCGCGACCAGCTGCCGATGCTGGCCGACATACAGGAACTGACCGCCACCGTGGTCGACCCGGACGGCGAACCGCGTCCCGAGCCCTCGGCGGCGGTGCTGGCGCGTCAGGGACCGCACGAGCGGCGCGGCGAGACGAACGGCCGGGCGCTCGACTATCAGTTCGACGACCTGGACAAGGACGGGATCTGGGACGAGCTGGTCTTCGTCGCGGACCTCAAGGCGGGGGAACACAAGCGCTTCTACGTCTATCGCGGCTTCCAGCAGCGCGGCTGGAACCCGCACCGCACCCACGCCGCCATCGGCTCCTACATGCGCCACACCGTGCCCTTCTGGGAGAGCGAGAATGTGGGCTGGAAGCTGTGGTTTCCGACCGACATCGACATCTACGCCAAGCGCAAGCCGCTCCTGATGTCGAACCGGCTCTATATGGGCAACCTCGACGGATACGGCGTTTCGGCCGAGAACCCGGACTATGGCGCAGACATCCAGTCGGTCGACGACAGCTTCGGCGGCGGCGGCATCGGGGTGTTCGAGGGCGATGTGCTGCAACGGCCGCGCTTCTCGCCCACGGCTGATCTCGAGCATCGCTTCAACAGCGGCCAGCAGTCCGACACCCGCTATGCCTTCGAGGTCGTAACCAACGGGCCGGTGCGCAGCATGGTCCGCATCCGCACGATGAACTGGAACACGGGGCAGGGGACCTATGCCCTCGAACAGACCTATTCCGCCTGGGCCGGCCAGAACTATACGACCGCCGAGGCCCGCTTCCTGACCTGGCGGCCGGGGGGCCAGGGCGCCGATTTCGCGGTCGGCATCCGGAAGCGTCCGGGAGAAAACTTTGTGGTTCAGGATAGCAATCAGGTGGTCACCGCCGCTCCGGAAGCTCTGCGCAATCCCGACGATGTCGAGGGCCTGCAGCAGCAGGCGCCGATCCTCTACGCTGGCACGGCGCTGGTGGTCCCCGACGACGAAAACGGCCGCTATCAGTTCGTGGAGACGCGCGGCGGCAACCACGTCTATCGCATCCCGGCCCGGGCCGACGGGACCTATCGCTACATGCTGGCCGCCGGCTGGAGCGAGGGCGAGGTCCTGAAGACGCCTCAGGCCTTCGCCGACTATGTCGCCGCCAGCGCCCGTAGGTACAACAGTCCGCCGCGTCTGGAGGGCGCGCGGGTGGAACGGAAGCCCTGA
- the lpdA gene encoding dihydrolipoyl dehydrogenase: MPTPSQAVEFDLIVIGSGPGGYVAAIRAAQLGQKVAIVERENLGGICLNWGCIPTKALLKSGEKFESLSHLKDYGLSASGATFDFDAIIQRSRGVAATMNKGVAFLMKKNKIEVIEGSAKLEKAAGAPKVVIDLKAGGSRTVEARAVMLAVGARARALPQIGLEADGDKIWAYRDALAPKKLPRTFVVIGSGAIGLEFASFYRALGSEVTVVEAVDRIMPVEDEEVSKAAQKSFEKRGIKFRVGAKVSKVTKTASGVKVDVEIGGKAESLEAEVCISAVGITANTDGIGLEALGVTLDRGHIVVDSHCQTNVKGLFAIGDCAGAPWLAHKASHEGIHAAEYIAGYKTPNVVSPIAGCTYTQPQVASVGVTEQGARETKREVKVGRFPFRVNGKAVAAGEVDGFVKVIFDAKTGALIGAHMIGHEVTEMIQGYVTAITMEATEEDIHGIVYPHPTMSEAMHEAALDAYGRTIHL; encoded by the coding sequence ATGCCCACCCCTTCCCAGGCTGTTGAATTCGATCTCATCGTCATCGGTTCGGGCCCCGGCGGCTATGTCGCGGCCATCCGCGCCGCGCAGCTGGGCCAGAAGGTCGCCATCGTCGAGCGCGAGAACCTGGGCGGCATCTGCCTGAACTGGGGCTGTATCCCGACCAAGGCCCTGCTCAAGTCGGGCGAGAAGTTCGAGAGCCTGTCGCACCTCAAGGACTACGGCCTCAGCGCCTCGGGCGCGACCTTCGACTTCGACGCCATCATCCAGCGCTCGCGCGGCGTGGCGGCGACGATGAACAAGGGCGTCGCCTTCCTGATGAAGAAGAACAAGATCGAGGTCATCGAGGGCTCGGCCAAGCTGGAGAAGGCCGCCGGAGCTCCCAAGGTCGTCATCGATCTGAAGGCCGGCGGCTCGCGTACGGTCGAGGCCAGGGCAGTCATGCTGGCCGTCGGCGCCCGCGCCCGCGCCCTGCCGCAGATCGGCCTTGAGGCCGACGGCGACAAGATCTGGGCCTATCGCGACGCCCTGGCCCCGAAGAAACTGCCCAGGACCTTCGTGGTCATCGGCTCGGGCGCCATCGGTCTGGAGTTCGCCAGCTTCTACCGCGCTCTGGGCTCGGAGGTGACGGTCGTCGAGGCCGTGGACCGCATCATGCCCGTCGAGGACGAGGAGGTCTCCAAGGCCGCCCAGAAGTCGTTCGAGAAGCGCGGCATCAAGTTCCGCGTCGGCGCCAAGGTGTCGAAGGTCACCAAGACCGCCTCGGGCGTGAAGGTCGACGTCGAGATCGGCGGCAAGGCCGAGAGCCTGGAGGCCGAAGTCTGCATCTCGGCCGTGGGCATCACCGCCAACACGGACGGCATCGGTCTGGAGGCGCTGGGCGTCACACTGGACCGCGGCCATATCGTCGTCGACAGCCACTGCCAGACCAATGTGAAGGGCCTGTTCGCCATCGGCGACTGCGCCGGCGCCCCCTGGCTGGCGCACAAGGCCTCGCACGAGGGCATCCACGCCGCCGAATATATCGCCGGCTACAAGACCCCGAACGTCGTCTCGCCGATCGCCGGCTGCACCTACACCCAGCCCCAGGTCGCCTCGGTCGGCGTCACCGAACAAGGCGCGCGCGAGACGAAGCGCGAGGTCAAGGTCGGACGTTTCCCCTTCCGCGTGAACGGCAAGGCCGTGGCGGCGGGCGAGGTCGACGGCTTCGTCAAGGTCATCTTCGATGCGAAGACCGGCGCCCTGATCGGCGCCCATATGATCGGCCACGAGGTCACCGAGATGATCCAGGGCTATGTCACCGCCATCACCATGGAAGCGACCGAGGAAGACATCCACGGCATCGTCTATCCGCACCCGACCATGTCGGAAGCCATGCATGAGGCGGCGCTGGACGCCTACGGCAGGACGATCCACCTCTAA
- a CDS encoding MBL fold metallo-hydrolase: MDEVAALEITILGSGSSGGVPRGDGDWGACDPAEPKNRRTRCSMLARRQGPDGVTHVLIDTSPDLRQQMLAAKATSVDAVLYTHDHADQTHGIDDLRVFAIRRRARIPAWMDQATADALQPRFPYIFESQFGYPALLDLNLIPPHGDRWSVNGPGGEIPVVTFDQAHGPIRSVGYRLGDVSYSSDVSGLDDAAIAAVRGSKLWIVDALRWTPHPTHATVDQALDWIARAEVERAVLTNLHIDLDYNDLSAKVPANVEVGYDGWAASIPL; this comes from the coding sequence ATGGATGAAGTTGCGGCTCTAGAGATCACAATTCTGGGCTCAGGGTCGTCCGGCGGCGTGCCGCGCGGCGACGGCGACTGGGGCGCCTGCGATCCGGCCGAACCGAAGAACCGGCGCACGCGCTGCTCGATGCTGGCGCGCCGACAGGGGCCGGACGGCGTCACCCATGTCCTGATCGACACGTCTCCGGACCTGCGTCAGCAGATGCTGGCGGCGAAGGCGACCTCGGTGGATGCGGTTCTCTATACCCACGACCATGCCGACCAGACCCACGGCATCGACGACCTGAGGGTCTTCGCCATCCGCCGGCGGGCGCGGATTCCGGCCTGGATGGATCAGGCGACGGCTGACGCGCTGCAGCCGCGGTTTCCCTACATCTTCGAAAGCCAGTTCGGCTATCCGGCGCTGCTGGATCTCAACCTGATCCCGCCGCATGGCGATCGCTGGAGTGTTAACGGGCCCGGCGGTGAAATCCCGGTCGTGACCTTCGATCAGGCGCACGGACCGATCCGGTCGGTCGGCTATCGGCTTGGCGACGTCAGCTATTCCAGCGACGTGTCCGGTCTGGATGATGCGGCCATCGCGGCCGTGCGCGGATCGAAGCTCTGGATCGTCGACGCGCTGCGCTGGACGCCGCACCCGACGCACGCCACGGTCGATCAGGCCCTGGACTGGATCGCACGCGCCGAGGTCGAACGCGCCGTGCTGACAAACCTGCACATCGACCTTGATTACAATGATTTGAGCGCCAAAGTTCCGGCTAACGTTGAGGTCGGATACGACGGCTGGGCCGCGTCCATTCCGCTGTGA
- a CDS encoding DNA polymerase III subunit delta', translating into MTTHPRDRFDLQPSSEAEAAFEDARLRGRLHHAWLLCGPEGVGKATFAYRAARRLLGAMPDPSRGVLGARPDDPVSKLISAQAHPDLLVLERLVENGKTKKSISVDQARDLPEFFSKSPSQAQARVAIIDAADDLNVNAANALLKILEEPPEHGVLLMVTHAPGRLLATIRSRCRRLAFPVWSRHALAELVLDRSGVDPDEADRIAAMAGGSPGQALALSAGATSEADQLARRWVSEPSLDRAEALAVADGFRGAEGQAKFDMVLDRLIAAVKAQALQAEAGQGAAAWAELWGRLSELPDRTAGLNLDRGDALAGALADVARTRRIANLQGLG; encoded by the coding sequence GTGACCACCCATCCCCGCGACCGTTTCGACCTGCAGCCGTCTTCCGAAGCCGAAGCCGCCTTCGAGGACGCGCGCCTGCGCGGCCGGCTGCACCACGCCTGGCTGCTGTGCGGGCCGGAAGGGGTGGGCAAGGCGACCTTCGCCTATCGCGCCGCCCGCCGCCTGCTGGGCGCCATGCCCGACCCGTCGCGCGGCGTTCTCGGCGCCCGGCCCGACGATCCGGTGTCCAAACTGATCTCCGCTCAGGCCCATCCGGACCTTCTGGTGCTGGAGCGGCTGGTCGAGAACGGCAAGACCAAGAAGTCGATCTCCGTCGATCAGGCGCGCGACCTGCCGGAGTTCTTCTCCAAGAGCCCGTCCCAGGCCCAGGCGCGGGTGGCGATCATCGACGCCGCTGACGACCTTAATGTTAATGCAGCCAATGCCTTGTTGAAGATTCTTGAGGAACCGCCGGAACATGGCGTCCTGCTGATGGTGACCCATGCGCCGGGACGGCTGCTGGCCACCATCCGCTCGCGCTGCCGCCGTCTGGCGTTTCCGGTCTGGTCGCGGCACGCCCTGGCCGAGCTGGTGCTGGACCGGTCGGGCGTCGATCCGGACGAGGCCGACCGGATCGCCGCCATGGCCGGGGGCTCGCCCGGTCAGGCTCTGGCGCTGAGCGCCGGCGCGACCTCGGAGGCCGACCAGCTGGCGCGGCGCTGGGTGTCGGAGCCCTCGCTGGACCGGGCCGAGGCCCTGGCCGTCGCCGACGGTTTCCGCGGCGCGGAGGGTCAGGCGAAGTTCGACATGGTGCTGGACCGGCTCATCGCGGCGGTGAAGGCACAGGCGCTGCAGGCAGAAGCGGGGCAGGGGGCCGCGGCCTGGGCCGAGCTCTGGGGCCGGCTCAGCGAGCTGCCGGACCGGACGGCGGGGCTGAACCTCGACCGTGGCGACGCCCTGGCGGGCGCCCTGGCCGACGTCGCCCGCACGCGCAGGATCGCCAATCTTCAGGGACTGGGCTGA